A window from Nycticebus coucang isolate mNycCou1 chromosome X, mNycCou1.pri, whole genome shotgun sequence encodes these proteins:
- the LOC128578512 gene encoding protein transport protein Sec61 subunit gamma-like, translated as MDQVMQFVEPSRQFVKDSIRLVKRCTKPDRKEFQKIAMATAIGFAIMRFIGFFVKLIHTPINNIIVGG; from the coding sequence ATGGATCAAGTAATGCAGTTTGTTGAGCCAAGTCGACAGTTTGTAAAGGACTCAATTCGACTAGTTAAAAGATGTACCAAACCTGATAGAAAAGAATTccagaagattgccatggcaacagCAATAGGATTTGCTATAATGAGATTCATTGGCTTCTTTGTGAAGTTGATCCATACCCCTATTAATAATATCATTGTTGGTGGCTGA